In Sphingomonas sp. M1-B02, the sequence TCATCATCTCGGCGAAGCTGTGGGGCGTGATCGCGATGTTCGGATCGATCCTGCTGCTGTTCTTCCTGCCCTGGCTCGACAAGTCGCCGGTGCGCTCGGCGAACTTCCGCCCGATGTACCGCATCGCCTTCTGGGTGCTGGTGGTCGACGTGCTTATACTCGGCTATTGCGGCGGATCGACCGCGACTCCGGCGATCGTCATCATCAGCCAGATCACCGCCGCTTATTATTTCGCGCACTTCCTGATCATCGTGCCGATCATCTCGCGCCTCGAGCGTCCCAAGCCGCTGCCCAACTCGATCACCGAGGCAGTGCTGGGCGATCATGGTGGCTCGCGGATGAGCGAAACGGCGTTGAGCGCGTAAAGGGGATCTGAGAAAATGCTTCCGCTGTTCATGCGCTCGATCAAGTTCCTGATCGGTTTCGCCTTCGTCGGCGTGCTGATGCTTGCTCTGGTCGGCACCATCATCGACACGATCCAGGAGCCCCCGCAGAAGACTGCGGAGGAGGAACTCCATCATCATCCCAAGAAGCTCGATCTCGCTTCGAACGGGCCATTCGGCAAGTTCGACAATGCGCAGATCCAGCGCGGCTTCCTGGTCTTCGAGAAGGTTTGCGCGAGCTGCCACTCGCTCAACATGGTCTCGTTCCGCGATCTCGAGCAGATCGGCTATAGCGAAGCCGAAGTGAAGAAGATCGCCAAGGACTGGCCGGTCAAGCAGCCGGTGCAGGACGAAAAGGCCGGCACCTGGGGCGAGCGCGACAATCTGGCGTCTGATCGCTTCCCCAAGGTCTTCTATCCGGGCACCGGCTCGCCGCCCGACCTTTCGCTGATGGCCAAGGCGCGGCACGACGGCGCGGCCTATGTCTATTCGCTGCTGACCGGATATGGCCATGAGCTGACCCCGGAGCAGCAGAAGCGCTTCCCGGGCGCCGTCACTCCCGAGGGCATGTATTTCAACCCCTATTTCGCCAACCTCAATATCGCGATGCCGCCGCCGCTGAACAGCGACGATCAGGTGACCTACACCGACGGCACGCGTGCGACGGTGGACCAGATGGCCAAGGACGTTTCGGCCTTCCTGGTGTGGACCGCCGAGCCGACCATGCAGACTCGCCACCGCGCGGGCCTTGCCGTGGTGCTGTTCCTGCTGATCACCACGATCCTCGCTTATGGCGCGTATCTGACGGTGTGGCGGGGCGTGAAGCACTAGGCTTCGACTTCGTACTGATTTGATGGAGATCCCGCCCGGGCAGTGCCCTGGCGGGATTTCTTTTGGCCGGAGGCCGATCATGAGCGCGCGCAACGACGATATCCGAGACCGCATTCGCACCATTCCCGACTTTCCCAAGCCCGGGATCCAGTTTCGAGATATCACGACCTTGCTACTCGATGCCGAGGGGCTGCGGCTTACGATCGAGCGAATGGCCGAGGGGGTTGCGGGCCCGATCGATCTCGTCGCGGGAATCGAAGCGCGCGGCTTCCTGTTCTGCGCGGCGCTGGCGGTGCGGCTGGGCACCGGTACGCTGCTGATTCGCAAGGATGGCAAGCTGCCCGGCGCGACGATCGCCGAGGATTACGCGCTCGAATATGGCACCGACAGGATCGCGATACATGCCGATGCCTGCGCGCCCGGCGCACGGATATTGCTGGTCGACGACTTGATCGCCACCGGCGGAACCGCGCGGGCAGCGGTGCGGCTGCTGCGCAAGGCGGGGGCCGAGGTCACCCAGGCGGCCTTCGTGGTCGACCTGCCCGAGCTCGGCGGGGCCGAGGCGCTGCGCGGCGACGGAATCGCGGTCAACGCGCTGGTGGCGTTCGACGGCCACTGAGGGACGGGAACCTCTGGCACGGCCACAACGTTCTCAAGGCATTAACGCAAGAAATGGCCGCCGCGGCAAGCCTTGCTGCCGCCTGAGAGGACCTTACGCATGACGATCCGTCGCATCGCCCCCATCGTGCTTCTCGTCGCCCTGGGCCTCGGTACTGCTGCCTGTACCGATGATCGCTACGGCCGCTATGGCTATTCCGCCATCTCCGTTGGCGCCGGCGGACCCGGTTATTATGACGATGGCTATGGCTACGCCAATTATGGCGCAGCGGGCTCCTACTTCGGCTGGTATGGCGACTATTATTATCCCGGCCAGGGCTATTACGTCTACGATCGCAACCGCCGACCCCACCGCTGGAACGATGGCCAACGCCGCTATTGGGAAACCCGCCGCAGCAATTGGCGCGGGGATCGCCGCGAAATCCGCGCGAATTGGCAGGATTTCAGGTCCGAACGCCGTGACGATCGCCAGGACTTCCGCACCGAGCGTCGCGGCGATCGCAACGCCTATCGCCAGGGCCAGGTCAGCCGGCCCGAGTTTCGCCAGGACCGGCGCGAGGACCGGCAATCGTTTCGTCAGGACCGCCGCGGTGACCGGCGCGCACTCAGCCGGGAAAATCGGCGCGACCGGCGCGACTAATCTGGCAACATCAGCGCATATGATGGCGCTGCCGCGAGATTCACTCGTTGGGGCGCCGGCGCATTAGAGCGATCGCGATGAAGCGAAGAACTGGTTCGTCCTTCTGGTTGAAGGTCGTCATCTGGCTTCGCACGCTGCCCATCTCGGGCCGGCTTTGCGAGGGGCGGACTTCCAGCGCCTCGCTCTCGCAGCGCAACGTGTCGCCCGGATAGACCGGCTTCAGCCAGCGCAGTTCGTCGACGCCCGCGGCGCCCAGGCTGGCCTGTGGATGCTCCTTCATATGCGCGACGAACATCGCCATGGTCATCGCGCTGGTATGCCAGCCGCTTGCCGCGAGCCGGCCGAAATGGGTCTGCGCCGCCGCCTCGTCGGATAGATGGAACGGCTGGGGATCATATTTCCCGGCGAAGTCGAGGACCTCTTCGCGGGTTACTTCATAGCGGCCGAAGCTGCGCTTCATCCCGACTTCGATATCATCCAGATACAGCATGACTTGGGTTTCGTTGAGAAACCGAAATTTGGCAAGAGGCCTATCGAACGAGCGCCCCTGCGAAGGGCGCATCGCTGCCATCCAGATCCGACCGGGCGGGCAGCTTCAGCAACGTGCGCAGCAGCGGATAGACGTCGGTCGCCTCGAAGGGCCCGAGCCGCGTCGGCCGGAATGCCGGCCCGTGTGCGATGAACAGCGCGGCCATATCGGGCGACTGATTGTCATAGCCGTGATTGCCGCCGGTGAAGGGCTTGGACGCGGGCTTGTCGTTGATCAGCCAGCCGGTCTCGGCGAGGCAGAGGATCGGCGGGACGCGCGGATTCCTGCCATAATGGAAGCGCGCCGGGATCTCGCGCTTGCGCCAGCATTGCATGTGCGGATGCGGGCGCAGCAACGCCGTCTCGACCGCCGCCTCCTTGCCCGGCAGCGGGGTCAGCGCGGCATAGGGTCCATATTCGAGCAGGTCGATCGAATCGCGTGCGACGACATCGCCGATCAGGATCACGCGCTCGCTGCTCGTCGCCGCCATGCCGTGATCCGATACAATGACGAGGTTGGCGGGCTGGCCCAGTTCGGCGAGCCCGGCGACGAGGTGGCCGATCTCTTTGTCTGCCGTTGCCACGGCCGCGATCGTGCGCGCGTCGGCGGGGCCGAAATCGTGCCCGACGCTGTCGACTGCGTCGAAATAGAGCGTCAGCAGGCGCGGCCGGATCGCCGCGGGCCGCCGGAGCCAATCGAGGATGCCGTTGATCCTTTGCTCGGGCGTGATCGCCTGATTGAACTGCTGCCAGTCGGAGGGGCGCTCGCCGCCTTCGACTTCCCAGTCGCTCGGCTTCGCCTTTCTGCCGCCGAGCGCGACGTTGGAGCCGGGCCAGAATTGGGTGCCGGTGCGGATGCCGGCATGTTCGGCGTCGAGCCAGATCGGTGAGGCCGCGCCCCACCAGAAGGGGTCGTCGTTGCTCATCGTGAAGGTCTCGTCGGGGCGCGAGGCATCCTTCATCTTGTTCGCCACCAAGCCGTGCCGGTCGGGGCGCAGCCCGGTAACCAGCGTCCAGTGATTGGGGAAGGTCTTGCTGGGGAAGCTGGGCCACATTGGTCCGCTCGCCCCCTCGGCGGCGAGACGCGAGAGGTTGGGGGTGACGCCGCGTTCCAGATAGTCGGGACGAAAGCCGTCGATCGAGACGAGGATCGTCACCGGCGCGCGGGCTTCGGCAAGCGCTGAAGGCTGCGGGGCTATGGCGGGGCCAGTGGCGCAGGCCTGCAGGAAAGCGGCGAGGGCCGCGGCGACGAGCTTCGATGTCCAGCGCATGGCGTGCCCTGCCACGCGATTGTTGCGGCGAAAAGTCCTACTGTCCGAGCGCGAGCCGGGCGAACAGCGTGCCGCTGATCGGCGCCTTGCCATACGCCGCGTCCAGCGCCGCCGGCTTGGCATAGGCCGCGAGCGATCCGCCCAGCGCCAGCTCCGCCGCCTTGCCCAGCGGAATGCGATGGGCATAGCCCGCCTCGAAGCGGGTTATGCGGAAAAGCCGATCGTGGAGCGGATCGGCATGATCGGGGAACAGCTCGTCATTGGCGACATTCTCGATGCGACCGAACAGGCTGTGGTGGCGGGACAGGTCCCAGTTCGCTTCACCCACCCAGGCCGTGAGCGTATCGCCGGGCAGGCGGTTCTTGGCCGAGAAACCGAGCATCGCCGAGAGGCCGCCGCGCGCATAATGGAGGCTCGCGGTGGTGCGCGCCTCATCCTCGCCCGGATGCTGGACTTCGGGCTCCTTGAGCCGGCCGTGGCTGATCTGCGCGGTCCAGTGCGGCGAGGGGGTCCAGGTCGCGCGGACGCTCCAGCTGTCGAGCCGGGGCGTATCGATGTTCCAGCGCGCCTCGTCGGGCTCGCGGCCCTTGAAGGCCGAGCCTTCGAACTGGAAGGCGTCGGTCTTCGCGCCCGCGGTGACGACGCCGTAAGTGATATGCGTGCTGTCGAACCAATGGTGGCCGATCGGCGAGAGCGGCAGATAGCGCGCGGAGCGGCGGTGCATGAAGGCGCTGGGGCCGAGCGCGGGCTCGGCGACCGGGCCGCCATAGAGGAACAGGCTGGTGCCCGGAGCTATGTCGACATCGGCGCGGGCGGAGAGCTCCATGAACAGATCGTGCGGATGCTGGCGATCGACCAGCGGGCGGCCGTTGGCGGTCTCGCCGGTGGCGAACAGGTTCGGATAGCCGCGCCGGCCCATTGCGGGCTCGAGGCTGAGCATCGCGCGAAACTCGATGCGGGCATATTCGGCGATCGGGCGCGAGGCGCTGAGCATCGCCATCGACTGGACGACCGCCATATCGTCGCCGCGCGGGCCGCCTTGATCGGTATAGACGCCGGTGAGCACGCCGTGCGCCATCAGCATCCAGTTGCCGGTGGTGGTGGCATGGAAGCCGCGCATCGCGCCCTCGGCCGCGGGGAGCAGCGCCGAGCCCGATCCGCCGACCGCGTTGGCGCCCATCCCGGGCATCGCGGCCATGTCGTGCATGCTGTGGTCCATCGCCGCCTCCTGCGGCGCGGGGGCGGGCTGGGCTGGCATGTCGTGCATGCTGTGGTCCACCGGCGCCTCCTGCGGCGCGGGGGCGGGCTGGGCGGGCATGTCATGCATCGAATGATCCTGTGCCGCCGCGGCGACCGGGAACAGCAGCGTGGCGAACAGCAGCCGCCGCATCACGCCATCCCGCCGGACGCGCACGTCAGCATCCAGATCGCCATCGCAACCATCATCACATTCTCCGTAAGCGACAGGAAACCGAGCGGCACATTGCTGTCGCCGCCCATGCAGGCGCATTTGAGCGTGCGCCGCTCGATATAGACTGCCTTGAACACCGAAACCGCGCCGGTCCCGCCGATCACGAGCGCAAGCGGCGCTGCGAACCAGGTCAGCGCGCCCGCGACCATCAGCACCCCCGCGAGCCCCTCCGCGAACGGATAGACATAGGCATAGGGCACCCAGCGCCGCGCCAGCAGGTCATAGTTGAGGAACATCGTCGAGAAGCGCTCGACACTCTGCAGCTTGAGCAGTGCCAGCACGCACATGCTGAAAGCGACGAACCATTCGCCGGCGCGCAGCGTGAAGGGCGTGCCCTCCACCGCGAAGCTCGCCGCCAAGGCCATCAGCCCGGTCATCGCGAAGACGGCGATTACCGGTGTGTAGCTCGTAGCGCCCGGGTTTGGCACGGGGCGGCCGAAGAAGCGACGCAGATCATCGTGCCCGCCGATCCGCTTGCCGCCGATGAAAGTCTGCGGGGTGGTGGCGACGCCATGCTCGGCCTTGAACGCGTCCGTTTCGGCGCGGGTGCGCAGCGGCCGATCGTCCACCGCAAAACCGTGACGTTCGAGCAGATGCTTCGATTTCAGGCCATAGGGGCAAATGTGCCCCGGCATGACCATGCGATAGAGCGTCGCCTGCCTGTCCTTTGTCGTCATGCGGCCTATATAGCTTCCGTACCATGGTACGGAGTCAAGCGATGCCCGGGATGACGATCGGAATGTTGGCGCGCGAGGGCGGGGTGGGGGTGGAGACGATCCGCTATTATCAGCGCCGCGGGCTGCTGGAGGCACCAGCGCGGCCCGATCCCTATGGCGGCGTCCGCCGCTATGGCGCGCCCGACGCGCGGCGGCTCAAGTTCATCCGCTCGGCACAGGCGGCGGGCTTCACGCTGGAGCAGATCGGCGAATTGCTCGCGCTCGATGCTACAGACGACCGCGCCCGAGCCCGCGAGCTGGCGCGCGAGCGGATCGCGGCGCTCGATGCCAAGATCGCCGAGATGACGGCGGCGCGGGACTCGCTGCGCAAGCTGGCGCGGGAATGCAGCGCGGGCGGAGCGGGACCTTGTCCGATCATCGCTTCGTTCGAGGGGTAGGGTTGTTCGCGAAAACCAGCACGCCCGGCGATGCTCGCCACAGACCTAGCGCGCCAACCTTATAGGCGGTGAATAGTCGGCCATCGTCATGAACACGCTATCGACCCTCGCCACCAGCTTGCCGCCGGCCTCCGACGCGGCCACCACTGCGCGCCACGCTGGATCTACCCCGAAAGCCTTCCACGCCGCGTCCCTTTGCGCGCGGCTCGGATAGGCAAGCACATAGACCAGGCGTCCTTCGGGCGCGTCTTTGGTCGGCTGCTCATTCCAATAAGCGACGTTATGCATGCCGTGCTTCTCGAAAAGCCGGAGCGTATGGTCGCGAAATCGAGCGTTGAGCGCGGCCAGCTTGCCCGGTGCAGGATGGTAGATCCGCAGCTCATAGACCGCAGTCTCCGGATCGACCGCCGAGTGTTGGGCAGAGGCCGGGGCGGCGGTGGTGACCAAAGCGAGGCAGGCGTACAAGGCATGGCGCATTGACGAACTCCCGATGAGGCAGAAAGGATGGCGGCTTTCGAAAGCGCCGTAGCGGTCTCGTCGCCTTCTCGGTTTCCAGCAGCCTGACCAGGATAGCCGAACGCGGCCAATTGGCGAGACTGCTTCGACCGCAAGCGGCCGCCGCTTCGGCGTCTCAACTATGCAAGAAGTGCATCACGTCGCCGTCCTGGACGACATAGGCCTTGCCCTCGGCGCGCAGCTTGCCCGCCTCGCGCGCCTTGGATTCCCCGCCCAGCGCGACATAATCGTCATAGGCGATCGTCTCGGCGCGGATGAAGCCCTTCTCGAAATCGGTGTGGATCTCGCCCGCGGCCTCGGGGGCGGTGGCGCCGGCGTGGACGGTCCAGGCGCGGGCTTCCTTGGGGCCGACGGTGAAGAAGGTCAGCAGGTGCAGCAATTTGTAGCCGGCGGTGATGACGCGGGCGAGGCCGGTTTCCTCCAGCCCCAGCTCGGCGAGGAAGTCGCCGCGATCCTCGGCGGGCATCGTCGCGATCTCGGCCTCGATCGCGGCGGAGACGACGACGGCCTCGGCGCCCTCGGCCTTGGCCTTGGCGAACACCTTGGCCGAAAGGTCATTGCCGTTGGCGGCATCCTCCTCGTTGACGTTGCAGACATAGAGGACGGGCTTGCCGGTCAGTAGCTGCGCCTGGGCAAAGGCGCGGGCTTCCTCGGCATCCTTGGGCACGGTCAGCCGGGCGGGCTTGCCTTCGCGCAGCAGATCGAGCGCCTGCCCCAGGACCGAGGCGACGACCTTGGCCTCCTTGTCGCCCTGGGTCGCCTTCTTGGCGGCGGCGGGCACGCGCTTTTCCAGGCTTTCGAGATCGGCGAGCATCAGCTCGGTTTCGACGGTATCGGCGTCGGCGATCGGATCTACCTTGTTGTCGACATGCTGGATGTCGTCATTCTCGAAGCAGCGCAGGACGTGGACGATCGCGTCCACCTCGCGGATGTTGCCGAGGAACTGGTTGCCCAGGCCCTCGCCCTTGCTCGCGCCGCGGACCAGGCCGGCGATGTCGACGAAGCCGAGCTGGGTCTCGATGATCTTCTGCGATCCCGCGATCTTGGAGAGCGCGTCGAGCCGCTTGTCGGGCACGCCGACATTGCCGACGTTGGGCTCGATCGTGCAGAAGGGATAGTTGGCCGCCTGCGCCGCTGCCGTCTCGGTAAGCGCGTTGAAGAGCGTGGACTTGCCGACGTTGGGCAGACCAACGATGCCGCAGCGGAAACCCATGAGTGAAAGCCTGTTCGTGCAAAGAGAAAGGATGGCTGCGCCGATAGAGGGTTCACGCCCGCTTTTCCAGCGGGCAAAGGCTGCGTCGCGCGCGGCGCTTGAGCGGCTCCCCAAAAGCCCCTATTGCCGACGCGAGGCCATTACGTTCGAAACCAACGGCCACGGCTCGTCGCTTGACGCATCCCCGTTCATCTGGGGTACAGGCGCGCGAGGCTTTTGCGAATGCATCGCAGTGAATATATTAGGAGTACGGAATGATTCGCCGTCACATCATCATGGGCGCCACCTTGGCGACACTCGCGCTGGCAAGCTGCGGCGGCGGTGACGACGATCCCACCCCGACCCCCTCGCCTACCGCAACCCCCACCCCGACGCCGACTGCGTCGCCGACCTATGCGACCTTCCCGCTGGCAGGCGCAGTCGAGTTCAACACGATCAACGCGGCGACCAGCTATACGGGCGATCCGGCCGCCGGCGCCGTGACGCTGGGCGTCGCGAGCACTGAATCCTTCTCGTCGCGCGTGCGGCTGGCCACCAGCAATGCCATCGCCACCGCAACCTATGTGATCCGCGAGAATGTCGAGGAATCACGCTTCGTGAACGCCAACGTGTCGGTCCAGCCGTCACCGGCGGTGAGCGAGTTCGTGTTCCGCACCATCGACGCGGCGACAGCAGGCAAATTCTCGCAGCTCGAATTCCTGAACAATTCGATTCCGTCGCAGGTCACCAGCGACGCTTCGCTCGCGCTGACCAACGTCAGCTATGCCAATTGGTGGCGCGGCGATTCGACCACGGGCGCGAAGCGGATCACCACTTCGGTATTCGGCTATCAGACCGCGCTGACCGACATGCCTACGACGGGCACCCAGGCCTATGCCTCGCGCGTCGTCGGGCGCCTGGTGAGCGTGACCGGGGCGGCGTCTAGCGTGCTGAGCGTTTCGGGCACGGTCACGACTTCGGTCAACTTCTCGACCGGGCTCGTCGACATGACGCTGAACCTGACCACGATCCCCGCCGCAGGCGGGGCACCGGTAACCTATGGTACCTTCACGGCGCAGGGTGCGATCCCGGTCGGCCAGAACCAATTCACCGGGAGCTTCACCACGGGGAGCCCGCTCTCGGGCACGGTCGCAGGCGGTTTCTTCGGCTCGCAGGGCAAGGAAATCGGCATCACCTTCGCCGCTTCGGGTACCATCGGCGGCGCGAACCAGCGGCTGGTGGGCGTGGTCGTCGGCAAGAAGTAAGCAGGCTCGATCGATCGAAGGGGGCTCCGGGAAACCGGGGCCCTTTTTCGTGCCGAAGCCGCGCTTAGCGATTGAATCGCGGACGAAAACCTATGTTAACATGGGGTGTCGCAAGCTCGGTTAGGGTTTTTCGTCGCGCGCCGATCAGGGGGTTCGACGGTCGGAGTTGAGGCTCCCGCCTCGCCGAGATGCTTACGTGCTGCAAGCTGCCGAGCCATCGCACCCCTGCACATCGCCCAACGCGCTGCTGCGCTCGTTGCATCCGGCCGACCAGAGGCTGCTGAGCCCGCATCTCGCCAGCGTCGCGCTGAAAGCCGGCGAGGTGGTCGAGCGCTCTGGCGTTTCGGCGAGCACGATATTCTTTCCGGAAACCGCCGTCATCTCGGTGCTGGACGGTGCGGGGGAGGCCAGCCGTCCCGACCTCGGCGTGATCGGACGCGAGGGCATGGTCGGGTGGACGATTCTGCTGGGCGATTGCCAGGCCACGACGACCGCGGTCGTGCGGGTGCCCGGCACTTCGCTCGCGATTCGACCTAAGCCATTGGTTCGCGCATCGCATCTCAGCAAGAGCCTTCAGGCCGCGTTGCTGGGCTTCGTGCACGATTTCATGGGGCAGATGGCGGGTACGATCGTATCGAGCGCCGAATCGCTCGAACGTCGCGTCGCGCGCTGGCTGATCCTGCTCCACGATCGGACCG encodes:
- a CDS encoding MerR family transcriptional regulator yields the protein MPGMTIGMLAREGGVGVETIRYYQRRGLLEAPARPDPYGGVRRYGAPDARRLKFIRSAQAAGFTLEQIGELLALDATDDRARARELARERIAALDAKIAEMTAARDSLRKLARECSAGGAGPCPIIASFEG
- a CDS encoding NIPSNAP family protein, with the protein product MRHALYACLALVTTAAPASAQHSAVDPETAVYELRIYHPAPGKLAALNARFRDHTLRLFEKHGMHNVAYWNEQPTKDAPEGRLVYVLAYPSRAQRDAAWKAFGVDPAWRAVVAASEAGGKLVARVDSVFMTMADYSPPIRLAR
- a CDS encoding adenine phosphoribosyltransferase; translation: MSARNDDIRDRIRTIPDFPKPGIQFRDITTLLLDAEGLRLTIERMAEGVAGPIDLVAGIEARGFLFCAALAVRLGTGTLLIRKDGKLPGATIAEDYALEYGTDRIAIHADACAPGARILLVDDLIATGGTARAAVRLLRKAGAEVTQAAFVVDLPELGGAEALRGDGIAVNALVAFDGH
- a CDS encoding transferrin-binding protein-like solute binding protein — its product is MIRRHIIMGATLATLALASCGGGDDDPTPTPSPTATPTPTPTASPTYATFPLAGAVEFNTINAATSYTGDPAAGAVTLGVASTESFSSRVRLATSNAIATATYVIRENVEESRFVNANVSVQPSPAVSEFVFRTIDAATAGKFSQLEFLNNSIPSQVTSDASLALTNVSYANWWRGDSTTGAKRITTSVFGYQTALTDMPTTGTQAYASRVVGRLVSVTGAASSVLSVSGTVTTSVNFSTGLVDMTLNLTTIPAAGGAPVTYGTFTAQGAIPVGQNQFTGSFTTGSPLSGTVAGGFFGSQGKEIGITFAASGTIGGANQRLVGVVVGKK
- a CDS encoding MauE/DoxX family redox-associated membrane protein is translated as MTTKDRQATLYRMVMPGHICPYGLKSKHLLERHGFAVDDRPLRTRAETDAFKAEHGVATTPQTFIGGKRIGGHDDLRRFFGRPVPNPGATSYTPVIAVFAMTGLMALAASFAVEGTPFTLRAGEWFVAFSMCVLALLKLQSVERFSTMFLNYDLLARRWVPYAYVYPFAEGLAGVLMVAGALTWFAAPLALVIGGTGAVSVFKAVYIERRTLKCACMGGDSNVPLGFLSLTENVMMVAMAIWMLTCASGGMA
- a CDS encoding MaoC family dehydratase, which produces MLYLDDIEVGMKRSFGRYEVTREEVLDFAGKYDPQPFHLSDEAAAQTHFGRLAASGWHTSAMTMAMFVAHMKEHPQASLGAAGVDELRWLKPVYPGDTLRCESEALEVRPSQSRPEMGSVRSQMTTFNQKDEPVLRFIAIALMRRRPNE
- a CDS encoding Crp/Fnr family transcriptional regulator yields the protein MLQAAEPSHPCTSPNALLRSLHPADQRLLSPHLASVALKAGEVVERSGVSASTIFFPETAVISVLDGAGEASRPDLGVIGREGMVGWTILLGDCQATTTAVVRVPGTSLAIRPKPLVRASHLSKSLQAALLGFVHDFMGQMAGTIVSSAESLERRVARWLILLHDRTEGDALALTHDHICSALHVRRASVTDTVHVLEGYGALKCSRSRIVVRDRARLELAAGVPARISPAAATPLRS
- a CDS encoding nucleotide pyrophosphatase/phosphodiesterase family protein; the encoded protein is MRWTSKLVAAALAAFLQACATGPAIAPQPSALAEARAPVTILVSIDGFRPDYLERGVTPNLSRLAAEGASGPMWPSFPSKTFPNHWTLVTGLRPDRHGLVANKMKDASRPDETFTMSNDDPFWWGAASPIWLDAEHAGIRTGTQFWPGSNVALGGRKAKPSDWEVEGGERPSDWQQFNQAITPEQRINGILDWLRRPAAIRPRLLTLYFDAVDSVGHDFGPADARTIAAVATADKEIGHLVAGLAELGQPANLVIVSDHGMAATSSERVILIGDVVARDSIDLLEYGPYAALTPLPGKEAAVETALLRPHPHMQCWRKREIPARFHYGRNPRVPPILCLAETGWLINDKPASKPFTGGNHGYDNQSPDMAALFIAHGPAFRPTRLGPFEATDVYPLLRTLLKLPARSDLDGSDAPFAGALVR
- the ychF gene encoding redox-regulated ATPase YchF gives rise to the protein MGFRCGIVGLPNVGKSTLFNALTETAAAQAANYPFCTIEPNVGNVGVPDKRLDALSKIAGSQKIIETQLGFVDIAGLVRGASKGEGLGNQFLGNIREVDAIVHVLRCFENDDIQHVDNKVDPIADADTVETELMLADLESLEKRVPAAAKKATQGDKEAKVVASVLGQALDLLREGKPARLTVPKDAEEARAFAQAQLLTGKPVLYVCNVNEEDAANGNDLSAKVFAKAKAEGAEAVVVSAAIEAEIATMPAEDRGDFLAELGLEETGLARVITAGYKLLHLLTFFTVGPKEARAWTVHAGATAPEAAGEIHTDFEKGFIRAETIAYDDYVALGGESKAREAGKLRAEGKAYVVQDGDVMHFLHS
- a CDS encoding cytochrome c1, giving the protein MLPLFMRSIKFLIGFAFVGVLMLALVGTIIDTIQEPPQKTAEEELHHHPKKLDLASNGPFGKFDNAQIQRGFLVFEKVCASCHSLNMVSFRDLEQIGYSEAEVKKIAKDWPVKQPVQDEKAGTWGERDNLASDRFPKVFYPGTGSPPDLSLMAKARHDGAAYVYSLLTGYGHELTPEQQKRFPGAVTPEGMYFNPYFANLNIAMPPPLNSDDQVTYTDGTRATVDQMAKDVSAFLVWTAEPTMQTRHRAGLAVVLFLLITTILAYGAYLTVWRGVKH